GCAGTCGCTGAAGGTCGGCAAAGGCGCTCTTAATGCTGGGTGGATTAAAACTGGGTTGCTTGACACTGGGCTAGAGGCTGCTTTTGCGTCCTGCTAGGTTGGCAACCACAGCAATCAACTCCGATGGGCTGACGGGTTTAGGCACATGTAGTTGAAAGCCGCATAAGAGAGCCCGCGTTCGATCTTCTTCTCTGGCATAAGCGGTCAATGCTGCCGCAGGAATGTGTCCTCCTTGGTTTGGTGGTAGCGATCGCACCTGATCCATCAGGGTATAGCCATCCGTTTCGGGCATCCCAATGTCACTGACCAAAACATCGAGTTGCTGCTGCTGAATCGTCGTCAAAGCTTCTGTGGCAGATGCCGCCGTGATCACTGTAGCTCCACTTTGCTCCAAGGCGATCGCTAAGAAATCGCGGGTATCGGGTTCGTCATCCACCACCAACACTCTTACCCCTTGCAGATCCAAATGTGGCTGAAAAGCAAGGCGATCGCTAGGGTTCAGCGAGATGGGGTTTGCAGCCGTAGCCTCTGAAGAAATTATTATCAGCGGCAACTTGACCTTAAAAGTGCTTCCTTGTCCTAAACCAGGGCTTTCGGCTTGCACCGTACCGCCATGCAGCTCCACCAAATGTCGCACGATCGCCAGTCCCAAACCCAAGCCTCCATAAGAACGAGTCGTGGAACTGTCTGCTTGCCGGAAGCGCTCCCAAATATGCGGCAAAAATTCAGGGCCAATCCCCTGCCCTGTATCGCTGACTATGATTTCAGCTTGGGAGTTAACACGCTGGAGCCGAATTTCTACTCGTCCTCCTTGCGGGGTGAACTTAATGGCATTGGCAAGCAGATTCCAGACAATTTGCTGCAAGCGATCGTGATCGCCTGAAATAGGGCCAGTCAGCGGATCAAGCTCGACTTGCAAATGAATGGCTTTGGCATCAGCCCCAGGACGAACCGTTTCAATCGCAGCCGCAATCACCGTCGCCAGATCCACCGGACGCATCTTCAGCCGCAGCTTGCCAGTAATGATCCGAGACACATCCAAAATATCTTCGATCAAAGCTGCCAACGAACGGGTGTTACGTTCCACCGTTTCTAAAGCCCGTGCCACCATCGCTTCGTCAAACTGGCGCGATCGCAGCAGTTGCGTCCAACCCAGCATGGCATTCAAGGGAGTTCTCAGCTCATGGGACAAGGTGGCTAAGAATTCATCCTTGGTGCGGTTGGCATTTTCGGCTTGGGTGCGTTCTTGTTGGGCGATCGCATAGAGGCGAGCATTATCCACCGCGATCGCCGCCCGACGTGCCAGGTCTTCTGCTAGGGCCAGATCTGCTTCGCTGTAATGCCGACCCGACTCAGCCGCAACAAAGATGATGGCTCCTAGGGTCTGCTCACGCGCTACCAAAGGCACAATCATGAGAGATTGAAAGCCAATTTCTCGCATCATCTCTAGATGCCGAGGATCGTGGGCTCCCTGCATCAGCATCGCATCGGTAATCTCTGGATAGAGTTCGGAATGGCCTGTGCGTAAAACCTTCGCTAGACCAGTCGGAGCATTGATATCTATCGGATATTCCTGACGCAGTTTATGGCCCAGCTTGACCTTGTCTGGGTCTACATGAGCCACAACCAATTGCTGCACCGAACCATCCGGTTGAATAATATCTATCCCACACCAATCCGCCAAAGTGGGCACCACCAGTTGAGCCACACTGGTTAAAGTAATTTCGTAATCAAGAGAGGAGGCCAGAACAGCACTCGCTTGGGCGAGAAACCGGATAGCATCTTCTGCCCGCTTGCGCTCGGTTAGATCTAAAGCAAAAGTAAGACCGACATTCGGATCGTTTTCGAGACGGGCACCTCCTACTAAGACAGGAATACGGCTACCATCTTTACGAATAAACTCTTTTTCGTAAGGAGAACAAACCCCACTCAGATGATCTTCTTGAATCGCTCGCTCATCTAGATAGCAATATTCAGCAGGGGTCAAAGCATCCCAGCGGAGCTTGCCTGCTAGCAAGTCTTCCTGTGTATAGCCCAGCATTTGCAGAAAGGCATGGTTGGCTTCTGAAACGGCACCATCACGTTTCGCAAAGAACAAACCAATGATATCTGCCTCAAATAATCGCCTGAAGCGGCTTTCGCTAATTCTAAGAGCAGTTTCTATTTGTTTTTGTTCGGTAATATCTTCGTGCATGAGCACAATTTCTCGATTGTTACCATGCTTGTCTTTAACAGGGTAGATAAAGGCTCTAACCCAACGCTGACTTTCTTTGCGTCTAGTTAGACCTGGTAGGGTTGCTTCTAGGTCGTACAAGACAGCCGGGATAGAAGTGGCAGTTCCAGCGAATCCTTGCTGGACATAAGGCATGATGCCTTTTTCAACCAATTGCTGATCCGCCAAAATGTTATAGGCATCTAGTTGCTCTAGCGTGAGACCCCAGAGTTTCTCCCAAGCTTGGTTCACTTGAAGCGTGCGACCATCTGGAGCAAGAATTTGAATGCTCAAAGACGATTGCTCGATCAGGGTGCGGAAGCGCTCTTCACTGGCTCTTAAGGCTTGATCTGACTGATGTAACTCAGCCATCGATCGCTCCGCCACAGATCGAGCTTGCACTTGCGATCGCGTCACCCAAAACAGCACAAAGCTGAGTAAATACCCACCAACGGCAACGTAAGGCACTAAGTCTCGCCCAGATGCAAGTTCCAATTCGGGCCGTGAGTTAAACACGATGTACCAAGGACGACCTGCAATTTCGATCGTTCTAGCCGTGGTGAAATGAGGACGATAAGATGAATTACGCTGGGTTTGCTTGTAGTCAGAGCGATGGAGTAGAGTTTCCGGGCTGGAAGTTAGGCCGTCATAGAGTTGAAAATCAATGACAGGGTATCTTTCCTTGCCAAAAATACCCGCCATCAAATCATCGGCTCGAAACGGGCTATACACAAAGCCTCGCAGTGCAGTCCGTCGTTCTGCGATCGCGCTAGGCATCACGCCATTGCGGTACACAGGTAGATAAATCAAAAAACCCGCTTGCTTGTTTTGATCTAGTTCTTGTACCAGCGTGACTCGACCAGAAGCGGCAGCAAGTCCAGTATCACGAGCCTGCTCCATTGCTGCGCGTCGCACGGGTTCTGTAAACATATCAAACCCGATCGCAGCTTGATTGCGGCGATCTAGAGGCTCTAAGTGAATAATGGCGTGGTACTCAGCTCGCTGGGAATCAGGTCGTAAGACAAAGTTCGCCATTCCTTGTTGGCGTAGCTCAGCGATAAAAGCATCCTTGTCGGCTGCGCTCACCCGTGCCGAAAAACCAATGCCTTGAATACCTGGGTATTGCTGTTGAAGCTCTAAGCGTTGAGCATAAGCGCGAAATTGAGCTTGGTTAAGGCGCTCATTTGCTGCAAACAAACCACGAGTAGAGCGGAGAAGGGCGATATAGGTATTTAGGCGATTTTCAATTGCGTCTTCAGTCCGTTGAACCGCATTCTCAAAGCGTAATTGGTCCTTCGCTCGCGTTACAGAAGCCACGTAAGCAGTCGCAACCGTCGTTAGCAACAATGCTATCCCTAGAACGAAAGAGGGAGTCCAAGTACGACGCAGCCGCACAGGTGGCCAAGAGAAGCGCAATTTCATGTTCACATTAACTCAAAGCGCGAAGGGAGGACGGCGATCGCTCCAAGGCTGTAAGGCTTCAATCTGAGCTGCCAAAGCAATCAGGGTAGATTCCGCCGCAGGTCGCCCCACAATCTGCACACCCACAGGCAACCCGCGTGGGTCAAATCCGGTTGGAATGGCGATCGCAGGTTGACCACTGGCATTAAACGGTGGCGAAGGAGCGACCCAATTGGTGATTTTCTGTAAAGTTTCGGCAGGGCTTAAGTCAGCCCATTCTCCCACTCGAATCGTCGGGTGCAGAAAGACAGGCAACACCAGCGCATCGTAGGTATCGAAGAAGGCCACAATGCAACGGGCGATCGTCTGCATCATCCCCACTGCTTGTAGATATTCTCCACAAGAGCCAGACTGCTCTAGCATCCAGCGATTCATCGGTTGCAGATACTCCCCGGGAATCCCAGACGCTGCCACTCCCGCTCGCCAAACCACTGTAAACGGCTCTACTAGATCTGTGAAGTCGGGGCAACTGGATTCGACCTGATGCCCCATCGTTTCTAACAACTTGGCTGTGTCTAAAACCGCTTGCTGACAAACGGGGTCAGCTTCTCCAATCGGTTGCACAGCAGTTGAGAACGCAATCCGGAGCGGTGCTACAGGTTGCCCAGCCGTAGCTTTGGCTTGCTCTGCTACTTTGAGAAAGGAAAGATTCGGGTCTGGGAGCCAATAAGGATCGCCTGTGGTATAACCCGACATCACATCCAAGAGAGCCGCTGCATCCGCGACGGTGCGAGCCAAAGGGCCATTAGTAGCAATCCCATTGAGGCGATCGCCTACAGGTGCATAACTAATTCGTCCTCTAGAAGGCTTAATACCCACCAACCCACAACAAGCTGCTGGCCCCCGAATTGAGCCACCGCCATCGGAGCCTTGAGCGATCGCACATAGCCCTGCCGCTACTGACGCTGCCGCTCCACCGCTAGAACCGCCCGGTGTGTAGTCTAAGTTCCAGGGATTTCGAGCGGGAGGAAAGCCTAGCGGTTCTGTGTAAGGGAAGGAACCCAACTCAGAAGTTGCCGTTTTGCCCAAGATCACAAAGCCTGCTT
This region of Trichocoleus desertorum NBK24 genomic DNA includes:
- a CDS encoding CHASE domain-containing protein, whose product is MKLRFSWPPVRLRRTWTPSFVLGIALLLTTVATAYVASVTRAKDQLRFENAVQRTEDAIENRLNTYIALLRSTRGLFAANERLNQAQFRAYAQRLELQQQYPGIQGIGFSARVSAADKDAFIAELRQQGMANFVLRPDSQRAEYHAIIHLEPLDRRNQAAIGFDMFTEPVRRAAMEQARDTGLAAASGRVTLVQELDQNKQAGFLIYLPVYRNGVMPSAIAERRTALRGFVYSPFRADDLMAGIFGKERYPVIDFQLYDGLTSSPETLLHRSDYKQTQRNSSYRPHFTTARTIEIAGRPWYIVFNSRPELELASGRDLVPYVAVGGYLLSFVLFWVTRSQVQARSVAERSMAELHQSDQALRASEERFRTLIEQSSLSIQILAPDGRTLQVNQAWEKLWGLTLEQLDAYNILADQQLVEKGIMPYVQQGFAGTATSIPAVLYDLEATLPGLTRRKESQRWVRAFIYPVKDKHGNNREIVLMHEDITEQKQIETALRISESRFRRLFEADIIGLFFAKRDGAVSEANHAFLQMLGYTQEDLLAGKLRWDALTPAEYCYLDERAIQEDHLSGVCSPYEKEFIRKDGSRIPVLVGGARLENDPNVGLTFALDLTERKRAEDAIRFLAQASAVLASSLDYEITLTSVAQLVVPTLADWCGIDIIQPDGSVQQLVVAHVDPDKVKLGHKLRQEYPIDINAPTGLAKVLRTGHSELYPEITDAMLMQGAHDPRHLEMMREIGFQSLMIVPLVAREQTLGAIIFVAAESGRHYSEADLALAEDLARRAAIAVDNARLYAIAQQERTQAENANRTKDEFLATLSHELRTPLNAMLGWTQLLRSRQFDEAMVARALETVERNTRSLAALIEDILDVSRIITGKLRLKMRPVDLATVIAAAIETVRPGADAKAIHLQVELDPLTGPISGDHDRLQQIVWNLLANAIKFTPQGGRVEIRLQRVNSQAEIIVSDTGQGIGPEFLPHIWERFRQADSSTTRSYGGLGLGLAIVRHLVELHGGTVQAESPGLGQGSTFKVKLPLIIISSEATAANPISLNPSDRLAFQPHLDLQGVRVLVVDDEPDTRDFLAIALEQSGATVITAASATEALTTIQQQQLDVLVSDIGMPETDGYTLMDQVRSLPPNQGGHIPAAALTAYAREEDRTRALLCGFQLHVPKPVSPSELIAVVANLAGRKSSL
- a CDS encoding amidase, with product MDRTELAFTSAVEQAQLIRAKTVSPLELAELYLERIQRLDAQLGSYFTVMAEQTIADAKAKTETLAQAGRTAELPPFFGVPISIKDLTALLGVRCTYGTPVMKDNIANYEDGVVTRIKQAGFVILGKTATSELGSFPYTEPLGFPPARNPWNLDYTPGGSSGGAAASVAAGLCAIAQGSDGGGSIRGPAACCGLVGIKPSRGRISYAPVGDRLNGIATNGPLARTVADAAALLDVMSGYTTGDPYWLPDPNLSFLKVAEQAKATAGQPVAPLRIAFSTAVQPIGEADPVCQQAVLDTAKLLETMGHQVESSCPDFTDLVEPFTVVWRAGVAASGIPGEYLQPMNRWMLEQSGSCGEYLQAVGMMQTIARCIVAFFDTYDALVLPVFLHPTIRVGEWADLSPAETLQKITNWVAPSPPFNASGQPAIAIPTGFDPRGLPVGVQIVGRPAAESTLIALAAQIEALQPWSDRRPPFAL